In one Bacillus mesophilus genomic region, the following are encoded:
- a CDS encoding sigma-54 interaction domain-containing protein yields the protein MQKVLIVGAGKGGTSILRLVKETELMDIVAVIDINPNAPGIKYAKSLGIVVGESWRDYISDKIDIIIEATGVESVFKEIREKRSKRTVLIPGSVAYFLSTLMEEKESLINELINQSYKHDLIFNSTHDGMIVIDINEDIILFNRSAEKMTGHKSKDVLGKNVSLVIGNTQLPRVLHSREVEKNQELILENGKKIITTRIPIVTETGTLLGAFAVFKDITEAVNLAEELTNVREIQIMLEAIINSSEEAISVVDEKGNGILINPAYTRITGLTKEDIVGKPATADISEGESVHMQVLQTRRPIRGARMKVGPNHRDVIVNVAPVIVDGKLTGSVGVIHDLSEIQSLTQELKRARQIIRTLEAKYSFDDIIGTSEEMKFAIEQAKLGAKTPATVLLRGESGTGKELFAHAIHNGSDRKFNKFIRVNCGAISESLLESELFGYEEGAFSGAKRGGKRGYFEEANNGSIFLDEIGELSSAMQVKLLRVLQENEIIRVGSTKPISINVRIIAATNFNLEKGIANGTFREDLYYRLNRLPIQIPPLRQRKQDIPLLCEYLLHKINRDYGRMIESLTPSAVEYLMSYNWPGNVRELENILGRAVIYMKYSETRIELSHIPKLENDGQTKSESIVTTITDQSLADLVEGYEARVLGEVLRQNKGNKTATAKQLNISLRSLYYKLEKYNIVQE from the coding sequence ATGCAAAAAGTGTTAATAGTTGGTGCTGGAAAAGGTGGAACCTCTATACTAAGGCTTGTAAAAGAAACCGAATTAATGGATATTGTTGCGGTGATTGATATTAACCCCAATGCACCTGGTATTAAATACGCAAAATCACTTGGAATCGTTGTTGGTGAAAGCTGGCGAGATTATATATCTGATAAAATTGACATTATCATCGAGGCTACGGGGGTAGAATCTGTTTTTAAAGAGATTAGAGAAAAAAGGAGTAAACGGACTGTTTTAATCCCTGGTTCAGTTGCTTATTTTTTATCAACGCTCATGGAAGAAAAAGAGTCATTAATTAATGAATTAATAAACCAGTCGTATAAACATGATCTAATTTTTAATTCTACCCATGATGGTATGATTGTGATTGATATTAATGAAGATATTATTTTGTTTAATCGAAGTGCTGAAAAAATGACCGGGCATAAGAGTAAGGATGTACTTGGTAAAAATGTGAGTCTAGTAATTGGGAATACTCAACTCCCGAGAGTACTACATAGTCGAGAGGTTGAAAAAAACCAGGAATTAATACTTGAAAACGGTAAGAAAATTATAACAACAAGAATTCCGATTGTGACAGAGACGGGCACATTACTAGGTGCTTTTGCGGTCTTTAAGGATATAACAGAAGCCGTTAATTTGGCAGAGGAACTGACCAATGTTAGAGAAATTCAAATTATGCTTGAGGCGATTATTAATTCGTCAGAAGAAGCAATCTCAGTAGTGGATGAAAAGGGTAATGGTATTTTAATTAATCCGGCTTACACAAGAATTACTGGTTTAACAAAAGAAGACATTGTTGGTAAGCCAGCAACTGCTGATATTTCTGAAGGCGAAAGTGTGCATATGCAAGTGCTACAAACGAGACGCCCAATTAGAGGGGCCAGAATGAAGGTTGGACCGAATCATCGGGATGTAATCGTTAATGTAGCACCCGTTATTGTAGATGGGAAATTAACAGGGAGCGTTGGTGTAATTCACGATTTATCTGAAATACAGTCGTTAACTCAAGAGCTAAAAAGGGCGCGGCAAATTATCCGTACACTTGAAGCGAAATACTCTTTTGACGACATCATTGGAACATCTGAAGAAATGAAGTTTGCCATTGAACAGGCTAAGCTAGGAGCAAAGACGCCAGCTACTGTTTTGTTAAGAGGAGAGTCTGGGACAGGGAAGGAGTTATTTGCTCATGCGATTCACAACGGCAGTGATCGGAAATTTAATAAATTTATTAGAGTTAACTGCGGAGCAATCTCTGAATCACTATTAGAAAGTGAATTATTTGGTTATGAAGAAGGTGCTTTTTCTGGTGCTAAAAGAGGTGGTAAACGAGGGTATTTCGAAGAAGCGAATAATGGGAGTATTTTTTTAGATGAAATTGGTGAATTATCATCTGCTATGCAAGTAAAGCTATTACGAGTTTTACAGGAAAATGAGATTATTCGAGTAGGTAGCACAAAGCCCATCTCAATCAATGTAAGAATTATTGCCGCTACAAATTTCAATTTAGAAAAAGGCATCGCAAATGGAACCTTTAGAGAGGATCTATATTATCGTTTAAATCGATTGCCAATCCAAATCCCCCCTTTACGACAGAGGAAGCAGGATATACCATTGTTGTGTGAGTATTTACTTCATAAAATTAATCGTGATTATGGACGTATGATTGAAAGTCTCACGCCAAGTGCAGTAGAATATCTAATGTCTTACAATTGGCCTGGTAATGTTAGGGAATTAGAAAATATATTAGGACGAGCAGTTATTTATATGAAATACTCTGAAACGAGGATTGAACTGTCTCACATTCCTAAACTAGAGAATGACGGGCAAACTAAATCAGAATCGATTGTGACAACAATCACTGATCAGTCTTTAGCAGATTTAGTCGAGGGTTATGAGGCGAGAGTATTAGGTGAAGTATTAAGGCAAAATAAAGGAAATAAAACAGCAACTGCGAAACAACTTAATATTTCACTAAGAAGTTTATACTATAAACTTGAAAAATATAATATTGTGCAAGAATAA
- a CDS encoding DUF2627 domain-containing protein: MQRFMALILVLTPVILAVTGIKLIRDMSFGILQPPIPELWIQFVLGVICLIGGMYLIGGFIFHRDKKRNKLQKRFSEKK; encoded by the coding sequence ATGCAGCGATTTATGGCATTAATTCTTGTTTTAACTCCCGTTATACTTGCAGTTACAGGAATCAAACTTATTAGAGATATGTCCTTTGGCATTTTACAACCTCCAATCCCAGAACTATGGATTCAATTTGTACTAGGTGTAATATGCCTTATTGGTGGTATGTATTTAATCGGAGGATTTATATTTCATCGAGATAAAAAAAGAAATAAGCTTCAAAAACGGTTTTCAGAAAAGAAATAG
- a CDS encoding glycerophosphodiester phosphodiesterase: MTKIFGHRGAAGTHPENTMISFQEVEKLGGDGIELDVQLSKDGVVVVIHDEKLDRTTTGEGWVKDHTLKELRRLDASYKFPELGVCKIPTLDEVFNWALSNSLSINVELKNSLVPYEELEAKVIALIRTYRYENRVIISSFNHHSLKECHKLAPDISLAVLYGEPLMEPWEYAKNIGANSIHPQHRVATDEIITKSQQNGIPVRPYTVNNPRDMKRLFSVSCDALITDYPKRAIELKSSN, from the coding sequence TTGACAAAGATCTTTGGACATAGAGGTGCAGCTGGTACTCATCCAGAAAATACGATGATTTCTTTTCAGGAAGTTGAAAAACTTGGTGGAGATGGAATTGAACTTGATGTGCAACTTTCCAAAGATGGAGTGGTGGTTGTCATACACGATGAGAAACTGGATCGTACAACAACTGGAGAGGGATGGGTTAAGGATCATACATTAAAGGAATTAAGAAGGTTAGATGCTAGTTATAAATTTCCGGAACTTGGTGTATGTAAAATTCCTACTTTAGATGAAGTATTTAATTGGGCTTTATCTAACTCACTTAGTATCAATGTTGAATTAAAGAATTCCTTGGTCCCTTATGAAGAGCTGGAAGCAAAGGTGATTGCTTTGATTCGTACCTACCGTTATGAAAATAGGGTAATTATCTCATCATTTAATCACCACAGTTTAAAGGAGTGTCACAAGTTGGCACCTGACATATCACTTGCTGTATTATACGGTGAACCATTAATGGAACCATGGGAATATGCGAAAAACATCGGCGCTAACTCAATCCATCCACAACATAGGGTAGCGACTGATGAGATTATAACAAAATCTCAGCAGAATGGTATTCCCGTTAGACCCTATACAGTTAATAACCCTCGAGACATGAAAAGATTATTTTCTGTATCTTGTGATGCTTTAATTACTGACTATCCCAAGAGAGCAATTGAACTGAAAAGTTCAAACTAA
- a CDS encoding YycC family protein: MKPLQISAETAVMLSKKLGVPLETIMHMPQHILIQKLMEVQNEQNENK; this comes from the coding sequence ATGAAACCTTTACAAATATCAGCCGAAACAGCAGTCATGCTATCAAAAAAATTAGGAGTACCACTTGAGACCATTATGCACATGCCACAGCATATCCTCATTCAAAAACTAATGGAAGTACAAAATGAGCAAAATGAAAATAAATAA
- the spo0A gene encoding sporulation transcription factor Spo0A, with protein sequence MKKIKVCLVDDNRELIGLLEDYVSAQEDIEVIGVAYNGQECLNLLEEKDPDVLVLDIIMPHLDGLAVLEKMREIKKDKQPNVIMLTAFGQEDVTKKAVELGASYFILKPFDMENLTSHIRQVSGNGVSPIKRFSSNSLRQSESNKPKNLDASITSIIHEIGVPAHIKGYLYLREAISMVYNDIELLGSITKVLYPDIAKKYNTTASRVERAIRHAIEVAWSRGNIDSISSLFGYTVSMSKAKPTNSEFIAMVADKLRLEHKAS encoded by the coding sequence TTGAAGAAAATTAAGGTTTGCTTAGTGGATGACAATCGTGAACTAATTGGGTTATTAGAGGACTATGTCTCTGCCCAAGAGGATATAGAGGTAATTGGTGTTGCCTATAATGGACAAGAGTGTCTAAACCTACTAGAAGAAAAGGATCCTGATGTATTGGTACTAGATATCATTATGCCACATCTAGATGGGTTAGCCGTTCTAGAAAAAATGCGTGAAATTAAAAAGGATAAGCAACCCAATGTCATAATGCTAACAGCATTTGGTCAGGAAGATGTGACGAAAAAAGCAGTGGAGCTTGGTGCGTCTTACTTCATTTTAAAACCTTTTGATATGGAGAACCTTACAAGTCATATCCGCCAAGTTAGTGGAAATGGTGTATCTCCAATTAAACGATTTTCTTCTAACAGCCTTAGACAATCAGAAAGCAATAAGCCGAAAAACCTTGATGCTAGTATAACAAGTATTATTCATGAAATTGGAGTACCAGCTCACATTAAAGGTTATCTATACCTGCGTGAAGCAATTTCTATGGTGTATAATGATATTGAGCTATTAGGTTCTATTACTAAAGTTCTATATCCTGATATCGCTAAGAAATATAATACAACAGCAAGCCGTGTAGAACGTGCAATCCGTCACGCAATTGAAGTAGCTTGGTCACGTGGAAACATCGACAGCATTTCAAGTCTATTCGGATATACAGTAAGCATGTCAAAGGCTAAGCCTACTAACTCAGAATTTATCGCCATGGTCGCTGATAAGCTTCGTTTAGAGCATAAGGCTTCTTAA
- the spoIVB gene encoding SpoIVB peptidase: MTTDRIRKIIGAILLVSLVAMGFSKSVQNYVDIPNKLVLFEQQEEHISIPASATVETFSTEPFDTEKDKEGTLSINGTESGESDMIVEMAGFPIKKVDVEILSDFKVIPGGQSIGVKLNSKGVLVVGHHQIETEKGKQSPGEIAGVQVGDIIKKINGKTIDKMSDVTPFVQEAGKTGEPLDLVVIRDEKEIETKLVPLKDKNEHSYRIGLYIRDSAAGIGTMTFYHPESKKYGALGHVISDMDTKKPIVVDDGQIIRSTVTSIQKGANGSPGEKHARFSSEKEVIGDISRNSPFGIFGELSKTMKNGLMDKPIPVALSHQVKEGPAKILTVVDNDQVQLFDIDIVSTVPQKFPATKGMVIKVTDPELLEKTGGIVQGMSGSPIIQDGKLIGAVTHVFVNDPTSGYGVHIEWMLNEAGLDIYEKDSEERKAS, encoded by the coding sequence ATGACAACAGACAGAATTAGAAAAATAATTGGCGCAATTCTCCTTGTTTCTTTAGTTGCGATGGGTTTTTCAAAATCAGTTCAGAACTATGTAGACATTCCAAACAAACTTGTTTTATTTGAACAACAAGAGGAACACATCTCTATTCCTGCTTCAGCAACTGTAGAAACTTTCTCGACAGAACCGTTCGATACTGAAAAAGATAAAGAAGGTACGCTTTCCATTAATGGGACAGAAAGCGGGGAAAGTGACATGATTGTTGAAATGGCTGGCTTTCCAATCAAAAAGGTGGATGTAGAAATTCTATCTGATTTTAAAGTCATTCCAGGTGGACAGTCGATAGGGGTTAAATTAAACTCTAAAGGTGTTTTAGTGGTAGGACACCATCAGATTGAAACTGAAAAAGGAAAGCAATCTCCTGGTGAAATTGCCGGAGTTCAAGTAGGTGACATTATTAAAAAGATCAATGGTAAGACAATTGATAAAATGAGTGATGTTACACCATTTGTTCAAGAGGCAGGTAAAACAGGGGAACCTTTAGATTTAGTTGTGATACGTGATGAAAAAGAAATCGAAACGAAGCTTGTACCATTAAAGGATAAAAATGAACACTCATATCGGATTGGATTATATATACGTGATTCAGCCGCGGGTATTGGAACAATGACGTTTTATCATCCCGAATCTAAAAAGTATGGTGCTTTAGGTCATGTTATTTCTGACATGGATACTAAAAAGCCAATAGTGGTGGATGATGGTCAAATCATTAGATCAACAGTAACTTCCATTCAAAAAGGTGCTAATGGAAGCCCAGGGGAAAAACACGCGAGATTTTCTTCAGAAAAGGAAGTCATCGGTGATATTTCTCGAAACAGTCCTTTTGGAATCTTTGGTGAGCTATCCAAGACAATGAAGAATGGTCTTATGGACAAGCCAATTCCAGTTGCCTTGTCTCATCAAGTTAAAGAAGGGCCTGCAAAGATCCTAACGGTTGTTGACAACGATCAAGTACAATTATTTGATATCGATATTGTCAGTACCGTTCCGCAAAAATTTCCAGCTACTAAAGGGATGGTTATAAAAGTAACAGACCCAGAATTACTGGAAAAGACGGGTGGAATTGTACAGGGAATGAGTGGGAGTCCTATTATTCAAGATGGGAAACTCATTGGAGCAGTTACACACGTTTTTGTTAATGACCCAACAAGCGGATATGGTGTCCATATAGAGTGGATGTTAAATGAAGCAGGGTTGGATATATATGAAAAAGACAGTGAAGAAAGAAAGGCGAGCTAA
- the recN gene encoding DNA repair protein RecN: MLAELSIRNFAIIEELTVSFQKGLTVLTGETGAGKSIIIDAIGLLVGGRGSAEFVRFGMDKAEIEGLFLIDDDEHPCYEKTRELGIEVSEGNFVLRRYILKNGKSVCRVNGKLVTLGILREIGQTLLDIHGQHEHQLLMDQEHHITLLDQYGEESIIPAVEEYQALYKTYQQLHQQLKNLTENEQQLVHRLDLLQFQLQEISSAELEPGEDERLFEEKMKISNFEKIFQSVNNAYHALHGDQKGLDWIGLAMNQLETISNIDSTYKELFDTLSSSFYQLEDLAYTLRDQLDGLEYDPNRLNSIETRLNEINQLKRKYGQNVEEILKYAAKIEDEIDEIVNRDSHINKVKRELENITKDIVLEAETISEYRKTCALSLEQAILTELKELFMEKANFKINFSKKTGNHGDVEFNGENIKLHKSGFDVVEFYISPNPGEPLKPLTKVASGGELSRIMLALKSIFSKHQGVTSIIFDEVDTGVSGRVAQAIAEKIHRVSVESQVLCISHLPQVAAMADQHLFIEKETTNNERTKTSIKKLNNNEQVKEVARMISGVEITELTIQHAKELLTLATQSKANAI, from the coding sequence TTGTTAGCAGAATTATCAATCCGAAATTTTGCCATTATAGAAGAACTTACGGTTTCCTTCCAAAAAGGATTAACCGTACTTACTGGAGAAACTGGGGCAGGTAAATCAATTATTATCGATGCCATTGGTTTATTAGTTGGAGGTCGAGGTTCAGCTGAGTTTGTCCGTTTTGGTATGGACAAAGCTGAGATTGAAGGTTTATTTTTAATAGATGATGATGAACACCCATGTTATGAAAAAACAAGGGAGTTAGGGATAGAGGTATCTGAAGGGAATTTTGTACTAAGGCGATATATCTTAAAAAACGGTAAAAGTGTATGCCGAGTAAACGGTAAACTCGTTACACTAGGGATCTTACGAGAGATTGGACAAACGTTATTAGATATCCATGGACAGCACGAACATCAACTCTTAATGGATCAAGAACACCATATCACCCTGTTAGATCAATATGGAGAAGAGAGTATCATACCAGCTGTAGAGGAGTATCAGGCTCTCTACAAGACCTATCAACAACTTCATCAACAACTAAAAAATCTAACTGAAAATGAGCAACAGCTCGTTCATCGTTTAGACTTATTGCAGTTTCAATTACAAGAGATCTCTTCAGCAGAATTAGAGCCAGGGGAAGATGAAAGACTTTTTGAGGAAAAGATGAAGATCTCTAATTTTGAGAAGATCTTTCAATCCGTTAATAATGCCTATCACGCGTTACATGGAGATCAAAAAGGTTTAGATTGGATCGGTCTTGCGATGAACCAGCTAGAGACCATATCAAATATTGATTCTACATATAAGGAGCTATTTGATACATTATCGTCTAGTTTTTATCAGTTAGAGGATCTTGCATATACCCTTCGAGATCAACTAGATGGACTAGAATATGATCCAAATCGATTAAACAGCATCGAGACTAGACTAAATGAAATCAATCAACTAAAGCGGAAATACGGTCAAAATGTAGAGGAAATACTTAAATACGCAGCTAAGATTGAAGATGAGATAGATGAAATCGTTAATCGCGATTCTCATATTAATAAAGTAAAAAGGGAACTAGAAAATATTACAAAAGATATAGTGTTGGAAGCTGAGACGATTTCAGAATATCGTAAAACCTGTGCACTCTCTCTAGAACAAGCTATTTTGACGGAATTAAAAGAGCTATTTATGGAGAAAGCTAATTTTAAGATAAACTTTTCAAAGAAAACAGGAAATCATGGTGATGTAGAATTTAATGGAGAAAATATAAAGCTACACAAGAGTGGTTTTGATGTCGTTGAATTTTATATATCTCCAAATCCAGGTGAACCATTAAAGCCGTTAACTAAAGTAGCTTCTGGTGGAGAGCTTTCTAGAATCATGCTTGCTCTAAAGTCCATTTTTTCGAAGCACCAAGGCGTTACTTCTATAATCTTTGATGAAGTAGATACCGGGGTAAGTGGGAGAGTTGCGCAGGCGATTGCAGAAAAAATACATCGTGTGTCAGTTGAGTCACAGGTGTTATGTATCTCCCATTTACCACAAGTGGCTGCAATGGCAGATCAACATTTATTTATTGAAAAAGAAACAACAAATAATGAACGCACAAAAACTTCCATAAAAAAATTGAATAATAATGAACAAGTTAAAGAAGTAGCTCGAATGATTTCTGGAGTAGAAATAACAGAACTTACTATTCAACATGCAAAAGAGCTCTTAACCCTTGCCACACAGTCAAAAGCCAATGCAATTTGA
- the ahrC gene encoding transcriptional regulator AhrC/ArgR, with amino-acid sequence MNKGQRHIKIREVITSNEIETQDELVDLLKAEGFNVTQATVSRDIKELHLVKVPMMDGRYKYSLPADQRFNPLQKLKRSLMDAFVKIDSAGHMLVMKTLPGNANAIGALIDNLDWDEILGTICGDDTILIICKSTDHTEEISNRFLDML; translated from the coding sequence GTGAATAAAGGCCAAAGACATATAAAAATACGAGAAGTGATCACGTCCAATGAAATTGAAACACAGGATGAACTTGTTGATTTATTAAAAGCAGAGGGATTTAACGTTACACAAGCAACTGTTTCTAGAGATATCAAGGAATTACATCTAGTTAAAGTTCCAATGATGGACGGCCGATATAAATACAGTCTACCAGCAGATCAGCGTTTCAATCCATTACAAAAGTTAAAGCGCTCCTTAATGGACGCGTTTGTGAAAATAGACTCAGCAGGTCATATGCTAGTAATGAAGACACTACCCGGAAACGCCAACGCAATTGGTGCATTAATCGATAACTTAGACTGGGATGAAATACTAGGGACAATCTGTGGTGATGACACAATCCTCATCATCTGTAAATCAACTGACCACACAGAAGAAATTTCAAATCGATTCTTAGACATGCTGTAA
- a CDS encoding TlyA family RNA methyltransferase, whose amino-acid sequence MSKKERVDVLLVERGLIETREKAKRAIMAGIVYSNESRLDKPGEKVDRELPLEIKGKLMPYVSRGGFKLEKALKEFDLIVDQKIMIDIGSSTGGFTDCALQNGAKLSYAVDVGYNQLAWKLRQDERVVVMERTNFRYAKPEDFSKGLPEFATIDVSFISLRIILPVLKTVLTSNSEIIALVKPQFEAGREQVGKKGIVRDPRVHVQVLQDMIAFSIKEGYSVKNITFSPITGGDGNIEFLLHLFWSGEVVGTNECKDSPEEVVKTAHLELKQQNNKVEEETN is encoded by the coding sequence ATGAGTAAAAAAGAACGAGTCGATGTACTTTTAGTAGAGCGGGGACTCATTGAGACAAGAGAAAAAGCAAAAAGGGCCATCATGGCAGGGATTGTGTACTCAAATGAAAGTAGACTGGACAAACCTGGTGAAAAAGTGGACCGTGAGCTTCCGCTTGAGATAAAAGGAAAGCTAATGCCCTATGTAAGTAGGGGAGGCTTCAAATTAGAAAAGGCTCTTAAAGAATTTGATTTGATTGTAGATCAGAAAATTATGATTGATATTGGTTCTTCTACCGGTGGATTTACTGATTGTGCTCTTCAAAATGGAGCCAAACTATCCTATGCGGTCGATGTTGGTTATAATCAGTTAGCATGGAAATTGCGTCAGGATGAACGTGTAGTCGTAATGGAGAGAACGAATTTCAGATATGCAAAGCCAGAGGATTTTTCTAAGGGGCTTCCTGAATTTGCGACAATTGATGTATCTTTTATTTCGCTAAGAATTATATTGCCTGTTCTTAAAACGGTTTTAACTTCTAACAGTGAAATTATTGCATTAGTTAAGCCTCAATTTGAAGCAGGACGAGAGCAGGTTGGCAAAAAAGGAATCGTTCGAGATCCACGTGTCCACGTTCAAGTATTACAAGATATGATTGCATTTTCCATTAAGGAAGGATATAGCGTTAAAAATATAACATTCTCACCTATTACAGGTGGGGATGGAAACATCGAGTTTTTATTACATCTGTTCTGGTCAGGCGAAGTAGTTGGAACTAATGAGTGTAAAGACTCACCTGAAGAAGTTGTAAAAACTGCTCATCTTGAGCTAAAGCAGCAAAATAACAAGGTCGAAGAAGAGACTAACTAA
- the dxs gene encoding 1-deoxy-D-xylulose-5-phosphate synthase, which yields MDLTTIKDPSFLKDLSIEELELLSADIRDFLINVTSRTGGHIGPNLGVVELTVALHKVFNSPNDKFIWDVGHQSYVHKILTGRTSQFETLKKHKGLSGFPKRNESEHDVWETGHSSTSLSAAMGMAIARDLKGTGEYILPIIGDGALTGGMALEALNHIGHEKTDMIVILNDNEMSIAPNVGALHNILGKLRTAGKYQWAKDELEYILKKIPAVGGKLAAAAERIKDSMKYLLVTGVFFEELGYTYLGPVDGHNYEDLMENLLYAKKTKGPVLVHVITKKGKGYHPAESDRIGTWHGPGPYKIESGDFIKPVSAPPAWSKVISETVRRIARDDQRVVAITPAMTVGSKLEGFGEEFPDRLFDVGIAEQHAVTMAAGLATQGMKPYLAIYSTFLQRGYDQVVHDVCRQNLNVFFGIDRAGLVGADGETHQGVFDVAFMRHIPNLVLMMPKDENEGQHMVYTALQYDAGPIALRYPRGNGLGVKMDEDLLEIPIGSWEVLREGTDIAILTFGTTIPMALEAAQILSEEGISARVVNARFIKPFDEAMMISILEQDIPVLTIEEAILQGGFGSAVLEYAHDLGFHQSKIDRIGIPDQFIEHGSVNELLDEIDFTVEATVAKAKQITKMKQQRV from the coding sequence TTGGATCTCACAACAATAAAAGACCCGTCCTTTTTAAAGGATTTATCAATAGAGGAACTAGAACTACTAAGCGCTGACATACGTGACTTCCTCATAAATGTTACTTCTAGAACGGGAGGACATATTGGTCCCAATTTAGGAGTAGTAGAACTTACGGTTGCACTACATAAGGTTTTTAATAGTCCCAATGATAAGTTTATTTGGGATGTGGGGCATCAATCCTATGTTCATAAAATACTAACTGGACGTACTAGTCAATTTGAAACGTTGAAAAAGCATAAAGGATTGTCTGGCTTTCCAAAACGAAATGAAAGTGAGCATGATGTTTGGGAAACAGGACATAGCTCTACATCTTTATCTGCTGCAATGGGTATGGCGATCGCCCGCGATTTAAAAGGTACGGGTGAATACATTCTACCTATCATTGGTGACGGTGCATTAACAGGTGGAATGGCTTTGGAGGCATTAAATCACATCGGTCATGAAAAGACAGATATGATTGTTATCTTAAACGATAATGAAATGTCAATTGCGCCTAATGTTGGAGCCCTTCATAATATTTTAGGCAAGCTCAGAACTGCAGGTAAATATCAATGGGCAAAGGATGAACTTGAGTACATCTTGAAAAAGATACCTGCTGTGGGCGGGAAGCTTGCAGCAGCAGCAGAGCGTATTAAAGATAGTATGAAATATTTATTAGTAACGGGCGTGTTCTTTGAAGAGTTAGGGTACACCTATTTAGGGCCAGTAGATGGTCATAATTATGAAGACCTAATGGAAAATTTATTATACGCAAAGAAAACAAAAGGACCAGTTTTAGTTCATGTTATAACGAAGAAGGGGAAGGGCTATCATCCTGCAGAGTCTGATCGTATTGGAACTTGGCATGGACCTGGACCTTATAAAATTGAATCTGGTGACTTTATTAAACCTGTTAGTGCTCCACCAGCTTGGAGTAAGGTGATAAGTGAAACGGTTAGAAGAATTGCTCGAGATGATCAGCGAGTGGTAGCGATTACACCTGCTATGACAGTAGGTTCAAAGCTAGAAGGTTTTGGTGAGGAATTCCCAGATCGACTATTTGATGTAGGGATAGCAGAGCAGCATGCAGTCACAATGGCTGCAGGACTAGCAACACAAGGAATGAAGCCATATTTAGCCATTTATTCGACTTTCTTGCAACGTGGATACGACCAGGTCGTTCATGATGTATGTAGACAAAACCTAAATGTTTTCTTTGGAATAGATAGAGCGGGCTTGGTAGGAGCGGATGGTGAAACACACCAAGGTGTATTTGACGTAGCATTTATGCGTCATATTCCGAATCTAGTGTTAATGATGCCAAAGGATGAAAATGAAGGACAACATATGGTGTATACGGCCTTACAGTATGATGCTGGACCGATTGCACTTCGTTATCCGAGAGGAAATGGACTAGGTGTCAAGATGGATGAAGATTTACTCGAGATTCCAATCGGATCTTGGGAAGTGTTACGTGAAGGAACAGATATAGCCATCTTAACATTTGGTACAACCATCCCGATGGCCTTAGAAGCAGCTCAAATCCTAAGCGAAGAGGGAATCTCTGCGAGGGTTGTGAATGCACGTTTTATAAAGCCTTTTGACGAAGCTATGATGATAAGTATCCTTGAGCAAGATATACCTGTCTTAACCATTGAAGAAGCAATTTTACAAGGTGGCTTTGGTAGTGCAGTGTTAGAATATGCTCATGATTTAGGCTTCCACCAAAGTAAAATTGACCGTATCGGGATACCAGATCAGTTCATCGAACATGGAAGTGTAAATGAACTATTAGATGAAATTGACTTTACCGTTGAAGCGACAGTTGCTAAAGCGAAGCAGATCACAAAAATGAAACAACAAAGGGTATAA